In a genomic window of Hippoglossus stenolepis isolate QCI-W04-F060 chromosome 17, HSTE1.2, whole genome shotgun sequence:
- the pithd1 gene encoding PITH domain-containing protein 1, translating to MSGHGHGHGHGCGCEGEHEPAERGLEYGLFQRIDVEKLQCLNESREGDGKLVFKPWDQRNDREKFVESDTDEELLFNIPFTGSVKLKGIIISGEDDESHPAEIRLYKNIPQMSFDATGREPEQAFRLNRDPTAELEYPTKIARFSNVNHLSVHISKNFGAESTRIYYIGLRGEYSEAHRHEVTICNYEAAANPADHKVESVIPQTNFIS from the exons ATGTCCGGACACGGTCACGGCCACGGCCACGGCTGCGGGTGTGAGGGAGAACACGAGCCCGCGGAGAGGGGCCTGGAGTACGGACTGTTCCAGCGCATCGACGTGGAGAAGCTCCAGTGTCTGAACGAGAGCCGGGAGGGCGACGGGAAGCTGGTGTTCAAACCCTGGGACCAGAGGAACGACCGGGAGAAG TTTGTAGAAAGTGATACAGACGAGGAGTTGCTGTTCAACATCCC TTTTACAGGCAGCGTGAAGCTGAAGGGCATCATCATCTCCGGAGAAGACGACGAGTCTCATCCTGCGGAGATAcgact GTACAAAAACATTCCTCAGATGTCCTTCGACGCCACCGGCAGAGAACCTGAACAAGCCTTCAGACTCAACAGAGACCCCACTGCTGAGCTGGAGTACCCAACAAA GATCGCTCGCTTTTCCAACGTTAATCACCTCTCAGTCCACATCTCAAAGAACTTTGGAGCAGAGAGCACCAGGATCTACTACATCGGACTGAGAGGCGAATACTCAGAG GCTCACAGACATGAAGTGACCATCTGTAACTACGAGGCAGCAGCAAACCCTGCGGATCACAAAGTGGAGAGCGTCATCCCGCAAACCAACTTCATTTCCTGA
- the sfpq gene encoding splicing factor, proline- and glutamine-rich produces MSRFHNNRGGLGMNHFQARRGGGPGGPIRGGLMGNPNFRNHPFQNQNQNRRGQNNNFNKPNNQGPQITPQKNLPIIPPPTPGPALTMKGPMQQQQPPPAPQPPKPATPAPQVIIKTSPQKPILASPPPIQANKNQTPELKSPVGNTNGQPQQQQQQKPPPPQQQPPPTPRPSPRSGPHQGQRTTPYQGHRGAPPPSKFKQEREEQEKRSSNTNSAEGSAPQEGFKATLSMLLKPGEKTYTQRCRLFIGNLPSDITEEQFKKLFAKYGEPSEVFINKGKGFGFIRLESRALAEIAKAELDDTPMRGRPLRVRFATHSAALSVKNLSSFVSNELLEEAFSQFGMVERAIVIVDDRGRSSGKGIVEFASKPAARKALDRCNEGVFLLTTSPRPVIVEPLEQFDDEDGLPEKLAQKNPRYQAEREEPPRFARPGTFEFEYSKRWKSLDEMEKQQRQQVEKNMREAREKLESEMEDAYHEHQANLLRQDLLRRQEELRRMEEVHSQEMQKRKEMQLRQEEERRRREEEMLRKREMEEQMHRQREENYRMGNFIDREREMRMNPGVAMGMGEMPFGAAGQKFGMGFEGQQGMGPSAGGLMGNEMDPGPVEGG; encoded by the exons ATGTCTCGATTTCACAACAATCGCGGCGGACTCGGGATGAATCACTTCCAGGCCCGCAGAGGCGGTGGACCCGGCGGCCCGATACGAGGCGGACTGATGGGGAACCCGAACTTCAGGAACCATCCCTTTCAAAACCAGAACCAGAATCGAAGgggacaaaacaacaacttcaacaaacCGAACAACCAAGGACCACAGATCACCCCCCAGAAGAACCTGCCCATCATTCCTCCACCGACTCCCGGCCCGGCCCTCACCATGAAAGGCcccatgcagcagcagcagccgccgccggCCCCGCAGCCGCCGAAGCCGGCCACCCCCGCTCCTCAAGTCATCATCAAGACCTCACCGCAGAAACCCATCCTGGCCTCCCCTCCACCCATCCAGGCCAACAAGAACCAGACCCCGGAGCTGAAGTCCCCGGTAGGAAATACTAACGgacaaccacagcagcagcagcagcaaaagccgccgccgccgcagcagcagccgccacCAACACCACGTCCGAGCCCGAGGTCTGGGCCTCACCAGGGCCAGAGGACCACCCCATACCAGGGCCATAGGGGGGCACCGCCGCCGAGCAAGTTCAAGCAAGAgcgggaggagcaggagaaacgTTCCTCAAACACGAACTCAGCGGAGGGCAGCGCACCACAG GAGGGATTCAAGGCGACACTGTCCATGCTGCTGAAACCTGGTGAGAAGACATACACTCAGCGGTGTCGTCTGTTCATCGGTAACCTGCCCAGCGACATCACAGAGGAGCAATTCAAGAAGCTGTTCGCAAAGTATGGAGAGCCCAGCGAGGTCTTCATCAACAAAGGCAAAGGCTTTGGTTTCATCCGGCTG GAGTCCCGTGCACTTGCAGAGATCGCCAAGGCAGAGTTAGATGACACACCAATGAGAGGCAGGCCTTTGCGTGTCCGGTTCGCCACACACTCCGCAGCCCTGTCTGTGAAGAACCTGTCATCGTTTGTCTCCAACGAGCTCCTGGAAGAGGCGTTCTCACAGTTTGGAATGGTCGAGAGGGCCATTGTCATTGTAGACGATCGTGGGCGCTCCTCGGGCAAGGGCATCGTAGAGTTTGCCTCCAAACCTGCTGCCAGGAAGGCTCTGGACAGGTGCAACGAAGGTGTCTTCCTTCTCACAAC GTCACCTCGGCCTGTTATTGTCGAGCCTCTGGAGCAGTTTGATGATGAAGACGGTCTCCCAGAAAAACTGGCACAGAAGAATCCCAGATATCAAGC AGAGCGTGAGGAGCCTCCTCGCTTCGCTCGTCCCGGCACTTTCGAGTTTGAGTACTCCAAGCGCTGGAAGTCACTTGATGAaatggagaagcagcagaggcagcaggtggagaagAACATGCGCGAGGCCCGCGAGAAGCTCGAGAGCGAGATGGAGGATGCCTACCATGAGCACCAGGCCAATCTACTCCGACAGG ATCTGCTGAGGCGACAGGAGGAACTTCGACGCATGGAGGAGGTACACAGTCAGGAAAtgcagaagaggaaggaaatgcaGCTCAG acaagaggaagaacgacgtcggagggaggaggagatgcttcgtaagagagagatggaggaacaGATGCACCGTCAGCGTGAGGAGAACTACAGGATGGGCAACTTCATTGAT agggagagggaaatgAGGATGAATCCCGGTGTAGCTATGGGCATGGGAG AAATGCCCTTCGGTGCAGCCGGTCAGAAGTTTGGAATGGGCTTTGAGGGACAGCAGGGAATGGGGCCGTCCGCAGGAGGCCTGATGGGCAACGAAATG GATCCTGGACCAGTGGAAGGAGGCTGA
- the lypla2 gene encoding acyl-protein thioesterase 2 — protein MCGNNMSVPLLTEAVTVSGMEKETAAVIFLHGLGDSGHGWADSLTGIRLPHVKFICPNAPKIPVTLNMKMTMPAWFDLMGLSPDSPEDESGIKKAAENIKAIIDHEAKNGIPPNRIMLGGFSQGGALSLYTALTCQHQLAGVVALSCWLPLHSSFPSASSGNKNLPILQCHGEADIMIPRQFGSMTADKLQTIVNPQMITFKTYPGLAHCSCPQEMEAVKEFIEKHLPRI, from the exons ATGTGTGGCAACAACATGTCTGTGCCGCTGCTCACCGAGGCCGTCACGGTGTCCGGAATGGAAAAGGAGACCGCTGCG GTGATCTTCCTTCATGGACTAGGAGACTCCGG gcATGGGTGGGCTGACAGTTTGACGGGGATCCGGCTGCCTCACGTCAAGTTTATCTGCCCAAACGC GCCCAAAATCCCAGTCACTCTGAACATGAAAATGACGATGCCCGCATG GTTTGACCTCATGGGTCTCAGCCCCGACTCCCCAGAGGACGAATCTGGAATCAAGAAGGCAGCAGAAAACA TCAAGGCCATAATCGATCATGAGGCCAAAAATGGGATCCCCCCAAACCGTATAATGCTCGGCGGCTTCTCTCAG GGTGGCGCCCTGTCCTTGTATACCGCCTTGACCTGCCAGCATCAGCTGGCTGGCGTTGTAGCCCTCAGTTGCTGGCTTCCACTTCACAGCAGTTTCCCATCG GCGTCGAGCGGCAACAAGAACCTCCCGATCCTGCAGTGCCACGGTGAGGCAGACATCATGATCCCTAGGCAGTTTGGTTCCATGACGGCAGATAAACTCCAAACCATAGTTAACCCTCAGATGATCACCTTTAAAACCTACCCAGGGCTCGCTCACTGCTCCTGTCCTCAG GAGATGGAGGCAGTAAAGGAATTTATCGAGAAGCATTTGCCCCGAATCTGA